Genomic window (Vigna unguiculata cultivar IT97K-499-35 chromosome 10, ASM411807v1, whole genome shotgun sequence):
GAAGTAAATGGAAGGGTAGCACTGCATCTGATAAAAATCTGCAGTCATTCACAGTCAATGTTGCCAAGTCACTGAAACAGAGGTCGGGGATATGCACTGAGCCATGCCATATCTCTTGTAGTCCTGGCCTACTTTCAAGATCAAGTTCCTCAAGCTCTGAAATCTGCATGTGCGAAacgataaataaaaatatgaaactaattattttttattatgaaaaaaaaccCAGTTGACAATTGagatttatagttttatttagttatcataaagttattaatttgtTCAACCGTTACGTTATGTTTGAAACATGTAAACAAAAGTTATtgttatgaataataaaaataattaacgacGTACCTTTCTCAGAAATTCCTTCCTCATAGTAAAGTTGAGACCAGTTTCCAATGGAGTGTTTGATCCTTCAAGTTTAACTTGAGACAATTTGTCTGCTTTTAGCATACCTGGACATAAACTTACCATATTGTCGCAATCTGTTACTGACAATTCCTCCAACAATGGAAAACTTAAACTGCCTTTGTAAAACCTTAGGAGATTTTTCAGATTTTTAAGATTCAAACAATTGAGCTTCGGAAATATTATTTCATCCTCATCTGATTCCCCCCCTTTAGATACTATTTCTTCGATTAATTCACACTCTTCTATCTCCATTCTTTGTAGTTTTGCCAAACTTTTGGCTGTTGAAGATGTGAACAAATATGACAAGCTACCAcaactttcaacttttaaacaTATCATATTCGAGAAAGACACTCTGCCTGATACCAAGTTTTGTAAACTGGAACAGCTAATGACTTCAAAGGTTTCTAGATTTCTGACAAAGGGTTCGGTCCATGAGTTGTCTAACCCAATGGAAACTAGCTTTTCAAGGGACTCCAAGCGTAGTTCTTTCAATTGTAAAAGAATTTCACTATTATTAGGTCTTTGAAGGCAGAAAATCCGCTCGAAGGAACTACTACACACCACAAGCTTCTCTGCATTTGGCAACTGTTGTAGAAATCCATACTCCGGAAATTCATCACACTCATTATCAAAGCACAAAGTAAGAACTTTTAACTTGTGTAAAAGGTTTCTCTGAAATTTCCCATCCACAATCATCTTCAGTTCATTTTCACCCACTGTCAGATGTTCTAAGTTCGGTGTAATTAGCTACAAAGAGAAACCAATAACGAAGTGAAAGCAGTTAGCACAAGTCATAGATTCGGCTCtctatataaaattgaaattatgaacTTTCATGCTAAAATAAGCCTgataatttgtgaaaaactaaacaaaTCAATATAACACAAAAATAGATGTGAACAAgtcaatttaaaagaaaaaaacgtttatttaaaaaaaaatgtaaaaaagatgatctagccAGGCCAGGTACCTGTTAATAAGGCCATATATACCGTATGCATTTACAACAATtgagtttaaaattttagatgaaAGGTGATAATGAAAAAAACTTTCGATGGTTGGTAGGAGATTGTTTATCAAGATTTAAGCAATATATTTGATGCATGTATGTAATtgttttggaaaagaaaaatcctCAAATGCATGTAGTATTATACTGTTGGATCATGAATGCAATGTACACTACTATGATTCAACTTCGGTAAATCACAGTATCAATGACGTTACACTGAGGAATCTAACCTTAGGATTTGTTTGTTCTGAATGAGCTGGATTAGGGTCTGTAACAATTTCAGCAGGATCTTCATTCCAAACAGTTTCAAGATTTGGCAGCTTCAGTAAAACTAATTCCTTGAGAGGAAAAGTGAGTGTGTCTTGTGCATATTTGACATCAAATATAGTTTTGACAGAATCACAGTTTCGAACTTCCAATGTTTGCAATTGAGGCACCAAAGGAAGCACACGGAAGGGGACTACATATGATAAAAGTTGGCACCCATCCACAATCAAGGTTTCCAAGTAAGTGAAACAAAAGTCGGGGATTTGCAGTGAGAGACGCCATATCTCTTGTAGGTCTTCCCTATCTTTGAACTCAAGATTCGATCTCTTACCAATCTTGCGAAATCATCACATGTAaacgaataaataaaaatatgaattattttctGTATGattattctatatttattttgtttgttatgaCAGAAAATGTCCCTTATTTGCTACCAGAACGTTGAATAAATAAACACGTACCTTGCTCATAAATTCCTTCCACATAGTAGAGCTAAGATCAATTTCCAATGGAATAGCTTCTCCATAACCAACTATAACTTCACACAACTTACTTGCCTTTAGAGTACCTGGACATAAAGTTACCATCTTGTCGCAAGCTGTTATTGACAATTCCTCCAACGACGGAAAACTTAAACTTCCTCTGTAGAACCTTCTTAGATTCTGTAAGCAATCAAGATTCAAACGACTGAGGTTCGGAAATATTATCTCATCCTCATCTGATTCCTCCTTATTAGACACTATCTCTTCAATTGATTCACAATTATTTATCTCCATTCTTTTCAGTTGACCCAAACTCTTGGCTGTTGAGGATGTGAACAAATATGATAAGCTACGACAACCTTCTACTTTCAAACATATCAGATTGGAGAAAGACACTGTGCATGCTACCAAGCTTTTTAAGCTCCCACATTTAATGACTTCAAAGGTTTCTAAGTTTCTGACAAAGGAATCAGTCCAAGAGTTCTCTAACCCAATGGAAACCAGCTCTCCAAGGGACTCCAATTGTAACACTTTCAGCTGTTGTAACACATTATTACCACTTTCACAACAGAACATCTCCTTGAAGGAATCATCACACACCACAAGTTTCTCTATATTCGGAACCTCTTCTAGAATTTTATATCCAAATACATCCGAACCCAAGCAGAGAGTAAGAACATCCAAGTTGTGCAAGAGGTTTCTCTGAATTTCTCCACGCAAAATCATTTCTACTCCATTTTTCCCCACTGACAAACACTTCCATGACTGAAAAAAGGCACCAATAACGAAGGTTATGGCAATTAGACATCCATCTCTTTTATATACAATGACATAAATAACCTTGCACGTTGAAAGTTTGCTGATAAGTAATTATCGGTGACAAATTAACTACGTGATTGTTTATAAAGGTTGGAGCAACATTAGTTTTAGAAAAGCAAAAGTGAAGGCTGAGAAATCTTTACTCATTCACAACTTAAAGTATGGGCTTGAATCATAGATAATTACTCAATAACTAATTTTTGGTATTCTGATTTATATATGTGTCCAATTACATGTCTAAAATTAATGAACGTTTAGTCACGTTATAAGAATAGGTTATAGGCATGTTGggaattcatcatcagttatacTTTTACAGTGTTTATTACCCTGAGTTACATAGATTGAGAGCCGGGGGCCAATTATGATATGTAACAACTGTCAGAGTTTTTGATAATGTGGAGGACGCTGTTTGATCTATTATTTTAGGTGAACATACATTTGTTCGTAGAAATGTAAGGAAATACAACACTTGCACCAAAGTGTAAGTCACATGCTGAAGGATATCACTCTCTCTTGTCACCAGAACATctcatttatatataagaaaataattttttgacactACAAAAACCACTTACAATTCTCTTTTAGAGGTAATATACTAACTAAAAAAGTGAAGTATCAGTGCAGAAAGCATATTTAATTATGCATGCTTCGTTTTTAAAAACGAAGCTTATGATGtagtgacattttttaaattatttgtagaACTATAAACACCGGTTCTAACATAACCGAAACGTATACCCGTAACCTTATAAGTATTGTTTTTTTGACTCATGTTCTAAATAAagcttttatttttatgtatatatttggtGTGACTGAAAATGTAAGATTTGACTAATGTGTATGGATTTATTGATCCTAACTCATTCATTGGGCAATAAGTCAAGTGACATCCAAACACATATCACCAATTGTTTAGGACAggggaaataaataaatttcaccAGTAACAAtgattttagtttcaatttagacGCCATTGCCATATTCTTGTAATTTTcctaagagataagagataaaacTATTGTATGATTTTGTTCATTTCACAAACCTTCCTCAAGAATCTCAAACAAATAATAGATTAGTAAGAACTTCAATTATTTAGAAATTGTGTTGATATATTTATAGTACAGTAAACAAATCGGCTCATATAAATGTTTACCatattatacaatatataaCGACAATTTTTGTGCTGATATTACGATTGATTGGAAAcaagtaataatttaatttatccaaAATACTTtacaagtttttctttttatatagtaattaaaattattctctTTTATCTATAAATACGACAATCTCACGCCAATGTATGAGAATTCAATAACGTATTACGTATGTAAGAATATCTTGTGTCAGctatattataaaaatgtacaataatttgATCTACTCTACTATGTAATCATTACATTATTTAAAGTACTATCTGTATTCTACTGTGGTTTATGGCTGTATTATGTTTTGAATCGGTTGTCTATTCGTTATTATGTAGGCAAAATCATAAacgaaaaatatattcaaaaagaACTTAATAATACACTTAGGTTATTATCAAAATCGAAACATATTAAGAAGTAAAAAGTATAGGCTTTGAttattaccaaaaccaaaagcATATTACgaataatatgtttttgttgttaCTACAACCAGTTCCTTTccccttttaaatatttttaaattattttcgaTAGTGATCAACAATAAACTTTGATTATTTTAAGAACCAAAACATGTAGTATCAATTAATAGGCTTCAGTTATATAAAGGAACAGAAAGTTATTCccattctttctatttttaaatatttttgaattttttttgacagGCTTCGATTCTTCTAACTAGCCAAAGCATATActtcaaataaaattagttttctgAAGACAATATGTCTCGGTTATCTCCCAATAACTTGTgcttatttctttgt
Coding sequences:
- the LOC114166649 gene encoding uncharacterized protein LOC114166649, with translation MEINNCESIEEIVSNKEESDEDEIIFPNLSRLNLDCLQNLRRFYRGSLSFPSLEELSITACDKMVTLCPGTLKASKLCEVIVGYGEAIPLEIDLSSTMWKEFMSKIGKRSNLEFKDREDLQEIWRLSLQIPDFCFTYLETLIVDGCQLLSYVVPFRVLPLVPQLQTLEVRNCDSVKTIFDVKYAQDTLTFPLKELVLLKLPNLETVWNEDPAEIVTDPNPAHSEQTNPKLITPNLEHLTVGENELKMIVDGKFQRNLLHKLKVLTLCFDNECDEFPEYGFLQQLPNAEKLVVCSSSFERIFCLQRPNNSEILLQLKELRLESLEKLVSIGLDNSWTEPFVRNLETFEVISCSSLQNLVSGRVSFSNMICLKVESCGSLSYLFTSSTAKSLAKLQRMEIEECELIEEIVSKGGESDEDEIIFPKLNCLNLKNLKNLLRFYKGSLSFPLLEELSVTDCDNMVSLCPGMLKADKLSQVKLEGSNTPLETGLNFTMRKEFLRKISELEELDLESRPGLQEIWHGSVHIPDLCFSDLATLTVNDCRFLSDAVLPFHLLPLLPRLKTLEVGNSDSVKTIFDVKCATKDTLITFPLRKLVLSKLPNLENIWSEDPHGILNMSRLEEVHVKECKGLTSVFPASVAKNLVELEDIVVEDCEGLMAIVAEESKEGDELDENGIIFPRLSYLKVESCNSLRYLFKSSTAKGLGELKRMKIKECNSIEEIVSKEGEESDEDEEIIFKQLQDLYLEKLDELGCFYSGNFTLSFPSLEEVYVIKCRSMKTFSKFNKIIHPIKWYCSEYERPHKESDLNSAVRKTSEKEAPDASSAIILVLQ